The following are encoded together in the Leguminivora glycinivorella isolate SPB_JAAS2020 chromosome 18, LegGlyc_1.1, whole genome shotgun sequence genome:
- the LOC125236042 gene encoding protein FAM114A2 — MPSSDSDDFESADEGHGSVEKKGRKKRLSSSNYSDNTVESDQEPKKPAATMGKTPVETKEEKESDGWGDGWDDIDPEPEPKNDSKTSTSTKVDTKSEVKDSGKSQDTGWDDFDDWGNDEIKDPQPQSTKPQQAPAPKPQPEADIKAVTDRLAESASKSSWGWGWGVDSLLSTATAGISTITNQVSQGISTVLETGIGAPDPEELARKARESEAKTDRPEERSEKAEDAGDAFQLGSLLSGVTKFVETTGMLISSAPVRSEQRHATKETIGKKTMEVLQDGDPGLAKKRAMLGLDPGDKPVLSQVLREAKARADEEDRAREMKREAKEVHYENLFDDFEGLVHLEALEMLSRQVSMRIEERIRSADPDKRQDIKETLQQVAELCEMPEEEEEDEETDEGASKADALHERLQTATTDIGLKLQFQPLVKQYTEVLDWLSSDEASTDKAVYKRCVSGLAAATAAAVEVYHKAAEMLLVKTRRSTADEADALTQMTVVLTKHISELATLFTEKLNSLESENKEQINTYITNIFLEAGNSSTYIQNAFQLALPILQIGAV, encoded by the exons ATGCCGTCGAGTGATAGCGATGACTTCGAAAGTGCGGACGAAGGTCATGGCAGCGTGGAAAAGAAAGGGAGGAAGAAACGACTCTCATCGTCGAATTACAGTGACAATACTGTTGAATCTGACCAAGAACCAAAGAAACCAGCTGCCACGATGGGGAAAACCCCTGTAGAAACTAAAGAA GAAAAAGAATCAGATGGATGGGGAGATGGCTGGGATGACATAGATCCTGAACCAGAGCCTAAAAACGATTCTAAAACTAGCACTTCAACTAAAGTGGACACAAAGAGTGAAGTTAAGGACAGTGGAAAATCACAAGACACTGGCTGGGACGATTTTGATGACTGGGGGAATGATGAGATTAAA GATCCTCAACCTCAATCGACGAAACCTCAGCAAGCACCAGCACCAAAACCTCAACCGGAAGCAGACATAAAGGCAGTGACAGACCGCCTGGCAGAATCTGCCAGTAAGAGCAGCTGGGGGTGGGGGTGGGGCGTGGATTCTTTACTGAGCACAGCTACCGCTGGTATTTCTACCATCACCAATCAGGTTTCACAG GGCATCTCAACAGTCCTAGAAACCGGTATAGGCGCACCGGACCCAGAGGAGCTAGCGAGAAAGGCCAGAGAGAGTGAAGCCAAGACAGATAGGCCCGAGGAAAGGTCGGAGAAGGCAGAGGATGCCGGTGATGCGTTCCAGCTGGGTAGCCTGCTGTCTGGAGTTACCAAGTTTGTGGAGACTACTGGTATGT TAATATCAAGTGCCCCCGTAAGGTCTGAACAGAGACACGCTACAAAAGAAACCATAGGCAAGAAGACCATGGAAGTCCTACAAGACGGTGACCCCGGGTTAGCCAAGAAGCGGGCTATGCTAGGCCTAGATCCCGGGGACAAGCCGGTGCTGTCCCAAGTCCTGCGGGAGGCTAAAGCCAGGGCCGATGAGGAGGACAGGGCCCGGGAAATGAAGAGAGAGGCCAAGGAGGTGCACTATGAGAACCTGTTCGATGATTTTGAAG GTTTGGTCCACCTGGAAGCGCTGGAGATGTTGTCCCGACAAGTCAGCATGCGGATAGAAGAGCGGATACGCAGCGCAGACCCTGACAAGAGACAGGATATTAAGGAAACTCTTCAACAGGTTGCTG AACTTTGTGAAATGCCTGAAGAAGAGGAGGAAGATGAAGAAACTGACGAAGGTGCGTCGAAGGCGGACGCGCTCCATGAGAGACTCCAAACAGCTACTACAGATATAGGCTTGAAGCTACAGTTCCAGCCTTTAGTGAA GCAATACACAGAAGTCCTCGATTGGCTGTCATCGGACGAAGCCTCCACAGACAAGGCGGTATACAAGCGCTGCGTTAGCGGACTAGCtgccgccaccgccgccgccgttgag GTGTACCATAAGGCAGCTGAGATGCTGCTGGTTAAGACCAGAAGATCCACCGCAGACGAGGCAGATGCATTAACGCA AATGACGGTGGTTCTAACGAAGCATATAAGTGAACTAGCGACGCTCTTCACCGAGAAACTGAACTCCTTGGAATCTGAGAACAAAGAACAAATCAATACGTACATCACTAATATATTTTTAGAG gCCGGCAACAGTTCGACGTACATCCAAAATGCATTCCAGTTAGCGCTGCCAATACTGCAAATAGGTGCTGTTTAG